The DNA window CGAACAGGATGCGGGCGCTGCCGCCCTTCTCGGCGGCCGTGCGCTCCGCGATTTTCAAGGCGGTGAACGTCTTGCCGGTGCCGCAGGCCATGATCAGCTTGCCGCGGTCGTTGCCGGCGGCGAAACCGGCGAAGACCTTGTCGATCGCGGTTGCCTGATGCGGGCGTGGTTCGTGACGGGTCGCTTCGGAGACGTCGATCCGCAAGTCGCCGTCGACCCAGGCGATATCCCAGTCGATCGGCGAGTCTGCGATCTCGGCCAGGCCGATCCGCTGGACCGGCACGGACTGATCCTCGAGGGCGTCCTCGGCGTTGCGGCCCCACCGGTCGGTGGTTGAGATGATGATCCGGTTGGTAAATGGGTTTTTGCCCGACGCGGTGAAGAACGAGTCGATGTCCTCTTTGCGGAGCTGGTGTGTCGGTTCGTAGAACTTGCACTGGATCGCTGTGTACTCACCGCTGTCGCGTTCGCGGGCAACGAGGTCGATGCCGGTGTCGGGTTTGCCCTTTCGGCCGGGCCAGTCGATCCACCGCCATACCTCGTCGTACTGCTGCGACAGCAGTGGGTCCAGGTCGAAATAGCGCACCATCAGCTTCTCGAATTTCGTCCCACGCTCGGAATTCGAGGGTGCTTTTCGGAACGCCTCCATCACCTCGTGGATCGAACCCATGCTGTGCCCCTGTCCGTCAACGCACGTGTCAGACGAGCGTAGGCGTCGGCGAAGTTGAGGTGCTTGCTGGTCCGTATGCGTGTTGTCACACACGGGGGCTACCTGTCCAGAAGCTCCCACCGCCTCTCCGGAGCCGCGGCGAGGTGACCATCCGTGTCTGTCCTGGTCGATACGCTGCGCATTGAGGGGGAGGAGCGCCAAATGATGCACGTGACCGCCGTCGGCCATCGGGTGAGATGGAGGCCTTGAGATGACTCGCAAGGAGGAATTGCGCAAGCAGGTCGACTACCAGTCGGACCCCCACACCCGACTCAAGCACGCGTTCTATCGGCGGTACATCGCGTGTTGGATGGGCAAGGTCCTGCAGGGCAGGTGGGCAAAGCCAGCGACGATCATCGACGGGTTCGCCGGTTCGGGCATGTACTCCGACGGCCTCGACGGCAGCGCGATCATGATCGCCAAGCTGTACCGCGATCACATCTGCCGCCCGAACTTCCAACCGCTCACCCACGTGACAAACGACCTAGATCAGCGGCGTACCGAAGCTTTGGACGAGCGAATGAAGGCTCTTCCCGCAGATGACCGAATCAGTCACGTTTCCCTCGGGCCGAAGAAGTTCGAGGACGTCGCGGGCGAGGTGCGCCAGAAGCACGCACCGCCGGGAAAACAGACGCTATGGATTATCGACCCATACGGGCTCAAGCAAATCCCGTGGTCCGTCGTCTCGGAGGTCGTGAAGCTCCGCAAGAACGACGCGGTGATCACGTTAATGGTCGACGAAGCCCACCGGTACCGCACCAACCCCGCGATGGTGTCGGTGATGAATAGCTTGTATGGGGACGACTCCTGGAAGGACATTGGTGCCGAACTCAACACCGCGCGGTCCAAGGCTGCGCTCGTTAAGCTCTACTGCGACCAACTCGAGGCGCTTGGTTGCCACACCTCGTCGTTCGACGTGGATGTTGCACGTCGGTACACCCGGTACTCGCTGATTTTCGCGACACATCATCAGGCTGGCCTTGAATGCTGGAACTCTGCCAAGTGGTCAGCGGACCCTACGAGCGGCCGCGGGGCCAGTGCTGCCACTGCTTTTCAACCCAGCCTGCTCGAGCCCGACATCCAGCCGTTGATCGAGGACTTCCGCAAGCGCATCGGCACCCACGACTTCACGACCTTGGCCAAGCAGGCGCAGGTCGCCGGGTATACGGAACCGCACGTGCGGACCGCGCTGACCGAGTTGTTCCACGAAGGGTTGGTCGTCCGACTGTCGCCACCCACCTCGCCGAAGAACTCACCGTGGCCGACCAGCAGTCGCATCCAAATCTTCGCGGCAGGCCCGGATGAAGCTGACGACGACTGAGTCGGAGTTCAACCGGTAGCCGCGGTAGGCATCTCGTCCCACAGCTGGCCGTCGAGCTCGCGACCGGAAGCCTTCGGGGTGCGGCCACCCCACTGTTTGAAGAAGAACGGCACACCCTCGTCGCGGCAGGCATCTCGGATACCGCGCGCCCAAGACAACTCCATCGGCCGATACCGGGGACCGGACTCGCCGCCGGCAATTACCCAGCCGATTCCGGTGAGGTCGATTCCGTCGAGCGGTCCGAGCAGCGGCTCACAGGACAAGAACCTCACAGCGGCCGGCACTTCGCGCAAGTGCTCCACCCGCGGCAGTGCATCAGCGTTCTCGACGGATACACCCATCCAGACGTTGTTCGGCCAGTCGAGTTTGTCCGCGACGCGGCGCAAGCGCAGGCTGCGTTTGGTCAGCACCTGGTAAGTGTGGTGCGGGGTGTCGCGGCAGACGGCGAAGACGTCACGGATGAAGTCCAATGGCACCCTCGCGTGGAACAGGTCGCTCATCGAGTTTACGAACACCACCCGCGGGTTCTTCCACCTCAGCGGTTCGCTGAGTGCCTGGGGGTGCACTGTCACACCGAAGCCGGGGCCTGAGGTGCGCGGATCGCCGTCGACCTGATATTTCGCCGAGCCCATTGCCTTGAGCCGCTTGGCTAGCGTCATCGCGTAGCAGTGATCGCAACCGGCCGATACGCGATCGCAGCCGGTGACGGGGTTCCAGGTGGCCTCGGTCCACTCGATCGCCGAACGATCCGCCAACGGAGCCTCCCCACCTGCGGTTTCCTACTGGTTGTTGCCACTCTATGGTCCGCCACCGACATGAATAACATCAATGTAATTCGCGATGGCGTGTCGTGTGCCGCCTGTTCAACCAGTGTGCGTTGACCGCTAGTACCCCCGTTGAATGACGGCGCCGTGTGCGAGGCTGCGTCCAAATCATGTTTTCGCGGACACTTTCGCTGCGGCCCTGCAAACGAATGTTCAATGGCACTAGTCCTGTTTTGCTCGCTGATCAGCTCGATGAGCGCAATCGTCAGCAAGCATCTGCTGGCGGATCTGGGCGACGCGT is part of the Mycobacterium sp. SMC-8 genome and encodes:
- the tcmP gene encoding three-Cys-motif partner protein TcmP, with amino-acid sequence MTRKEELRKQVDYQSDPHTRLKHAFYRRYIACWMGKVLQGRWAKPATIIDGFAGSGMYSDGLDGSAIMIAKLYRDHICRPNFQPLTHVTNDLDQRRTEALDERMKALPADDRISHVSLGPKKFEDVAGEVRQKHAPPGKQTLWIIDPYGLKQIPWSVVSEVVKLRKNDAVITLMVDEAHRYRTNPAMVSVMNSLYGDDSWKDIGAELNTARSKAALVKLYCDQLEALGCHTSSFDVDVARRYTRYSLIFATHHQAGLECWNSAKWSADPTSGRGASAATAFQPSLLEPDIQPLIEDFRKRIGTHDFTTLAKQAQVAGYTEPHVRTALTELFHEGLVVRLSPPTSPKNSPWPTSSRIQIFAAGPDEADDD
- a CDS encoding DUF5131 family protein, coding for MADRSAIEWTEATWNPVTGCDRVSAGCDHCYAMTLAKRLKAMGSAKYQVDGDPRTSGPGFGVTVHPQALSEPLRWKNPRVVFVNSMSDLFHARVPLDFIRDVFAVCRDTPHHTYQVLTKRSLRLRRVADKLDWPNNVWMGVSVENADALPRVEHLREVPAAVRFLSCEPLLGPLDGIDLTGIGWVIAGGESGPRYRPMELSWARGIRDACRDEGVPFFFKQWGGRTPKASGRELDGQLWDEMPTAATG